The genomic DNA GCTGCTGACCAAGGCCAAAGACGACACGACGCACTCGCGCCGGACCGTGTTTGCTACCCTGCAAAACAAAGAGAGCCTCAAGGAATTATATGGCGAAATCGCTGGCCGTATTGCCAACCGTCCGGGGGGCTACACCCGCATTCTCAAGCTGAGCGCAACCCGTTCCGGTGATAACGCGGATATGTGCATCATTGAACTAGTGGATTTCAACGAAACCATGCTGGAAGCCAAGAATGCTTCCGAAGCCAAGTCGACTACTACCCGTCGTTCGCGTCGTCGTGGTGGCAAGACCGAAGTTGCGGGCAACGAAACCGGTACTTCGGCTGCCGAAGTGAAGGCTGATGCTCCGGCAGCGGCTACTACGCAGTCGGCACCGGCTGATACGGCTACCGATACGCTTACCAACGGCGAAACCCGCGAGGAAGCTACGGCTGAGTAATCTTAGCAAACGAATTGAAAAGGACCTGCTGAGAAGCAGGTCCTTTTTTTGTGCCTTTATAGTAGCCTATGCCCGGCACGGAGGGGGTAGGGCCCTACCCCCTCCGTGCCGGGCAGCCTTGTGCAGAACACGCGTTACACTGCCAGTAGAATACATTTACATAGGCTAGTGACGTTTTGCGGGCTTTGTGCAACCTGACCGCGCTAGCGTTTGTCTGTGTTGCATATAGTTCGAAAAGCTGCCAACTTTTTCGCCTACCCCAGCTTAGTTTATTTATGGAAGCCGTTGCGTATATCGACATTAATGCGCCGCTGGTGGAGCGCTGCCGGGTAAATGACCGGCAGGCGCAAGCCGAGTTGTATCGGCGCTACTCCAAGGCAATGTTCAATGCTGCGCTCCGTATCACGGGTGACTATGCCGAGGCGGAGGACGTGCTGCAGGAGTCTTTCCTGAGTGCGTTCAGAGAGCTGAGCGGCTACAAGGGCGACTCGTCGTTTGGGGCCTGGCTCAAGCGGATAGTCGTAAATAAGAGCATTAATTGCCTGCGGCAGCGCCGCTTGCAGCTGGTGCCGCTTGAAGATTTTCACCACGATAGCTCGCCGGCCGAAAGCGTTTCGCCGCATGCGAAGGAAGATGCGGAGGAGCAGCAATACCGCGCCGATGTGCTGCGGCGCTGCATTCAGGAGCTGCCGGATGGCTACCGGATAGTATTGTCACTGTATTTGCTGGAGGGCTACGACCACCTGGAAATCGCTGGCATCCTGGGCATTACTGAATCAACTTCCAAGTCGCAATATAGCCGGGCCCGGCAGCGCTTGCGGGAGCTGGCCGCCGAGCGCGGCTTAAGCTAACAACCCTGCCTGCTTGGATACTTAGCGCATTACGCACTCTTTCTCATCCTTTCCTATCCGTTTCTGCTGGATTTTACTGCCGGGCAACCGTATTAGCTCATGGCATAGTAGTAACCTGAACAGCAACGGGGTGCTTATTTATTATGGAACCTATCAATTCTGATTTACTAGAAAAATACGCGGAGCGGCACCGGGCCGACTTCGACTTGCACGAGCCGCGCCCGGAGCTTTGGGCCGCGCTGGAAAAACAGCTGCATGGCGAAACCCCGAGCGATAAGCGCCCCGTGATGGGGATAGTGAAAGATATCCACGTGGCGGCCGAGCTGCCTGTGGTGCGGATGCAGGCTGCCAGGCGCTGGCAGCACTACGGCCTGGCGGCTGCGCTGGCGGCGTTGGTAATCGCGGCAGGGGTAGGGGAGCGCTGGAAAGTCAATCATGCGCCGGTAGCAGTCGCTACCCCCGCTATGGATGCCGGCCTCTATGTGGCGCCTGCGACTGGTTTAGTAACGGCCAGCCACCGGGAGGGAGCCGACGTGGACGCGCGCCTCGACACGGCGGTGCATGGGATGGAGCGCTACTATATCGCGCAGCTGAACGACCGCAAAACGCAGCTGGGCCAGCTGGCACCATCGGCTACGGCTGAGTGGGCGCACGAATTAGTAGGGCTCGATTCGAGCTATCAGCAGCTCAAGCGCGAGCTGCCCCAGCACCCGCAGCCAGAAGTGGTGCTGACGGCCATGAACCGCAACCTACAAATCAGACTCGATATTTTGGACCGGCAGCTGGAGCTGCACGGCGGCGACCATACCGCGCTCGCCGCAGGCAACTCCGGCGAATATGTGCTGGCCGATAGCCGGGTAGTGGCCGACAACGTAGTAGTGCGCCGTCATGGGCGTTAGATTTTGCTACCTAGTGCTGGCTGCCCTGGGCCTGATGCTGCCAGGCCGCGGGGCCCAGGCCCAGGCGGGCACCGACCCGGCGGCCGAGCGCACGCAGGCCAACTACGTGGCGCCGATAGCTGGCAGCGCGCAGGAAGCGCCAGCAGCCCAGGTGCCGGACCAGCAAGAAACTATCCCACCCATTGAGCAGCGCCGCCACTTTAGCCGCAGCATCAAGGTAACGAAGGTGGGGCAGGCCTTCTCGCTCGACACCCGCTATGGGCGGGTGCGGGTGAGCGCCTGGGACAAGCCGGAAATGAAGGTGGAAGCGGAGCTAATAGCCCGCGCCGAAACCCCGGCGGCCGCTACTCAGCTGCTGGATGGCCTGAGCGTGCAGTGGCTCGACTACGATGCCCGCACGGGCGGCGTCGCCGTGACCTCCCAGTTTGGGCCGGAGCTGAAGGGTAAATGCAGTGGGGCAGGCTGCCGCTACGAAATCAGCTATACCGTGTGGCTGCCCAATACTACGGCCCTGCACATCAAGACCAAGTTTGCTGATGTAGCGGTGGCCGGCGACTGGCAGGGGCCGGCGCAACTCGACGTGAACTACGGCACCCTGCGCACGGCGCGCCTCAACGGCACGGGTAACGTGGTGCGCATCGCCAACGGCGACGCTACCCTGCCCTATGCCCAACAAGCCACCTTGCAAGCCGACTACGCCAAGCTGCGCCTCGACGCGGGCGAGCAGATTGAGCTGCTGACTAATTATTCAGATGTGGACATGGGCACGGTGCGTGACCTGCTGGTGCATAGCAAATACGGCGACGTGGCGCTGGGCAGCGTGCGCACCCTGCGCGGCTCGTCGGGCTACTCGCATTTCAGCGTCGATAAGCTGAGCGAGGGCCTGGATATGGCCGTGCGCTACTGCCCCGATTTTGAGGTGCGCGACCTGGGCGCTAACTTCCGGCAGGTGACGCTGGATGGCGGCTACAGCACCATTCGGCTGGGTTTTGCGGAGGCTACCCCCAGCTTTCGCTTCGATGTGAGCACCGAGCAAGGCCAGCTGCTGGTTGATAAAAACCAGGTGCGTGTGCTCTCAACGGGGGGCAAAGCGGACGGCATTGCCGACGTGATGGGCGTGTATGGCGGCCGCCTGCCGGCGCGCGGCGCGGGCAACGTCAACATCAAGGTGCGTTATGGCACGGTGCGCTTCAGCAAATAGCTTTGCGGGGTGATGCGCCCCCGGCTCTTTCTCTTTCTTAGCTACCTGGCCGGCCCGGCGCTGGGGCAGGCAGCGCCCCCGGCCATGCCTCCTACCCCCTCCTCCAGCCTGCAAGCCTACGCGCTGCGCCTGCGGCCCGGCGACGACCTGCGCCAGCAGCTGCTGGCCTTTGTGGCGGCGCACCGCATCGAGGCGGGCGCGGTGCTGACCTGCGTGGGCAGCCTCACCGACGTGCGCCTGCGCCTGGCCAACCAGGAGGAAGCCACGCTGTACCGGGGGCATTTCGAGATAGTATCGCTGGTGGGCACGCTCGCGGCGAGCGGCGGCGGGCACCTGCACCTGAGCGTGGCCGACAGCACCGGGCGCACGCTGGGCGGCCACCTGCTCGACGGCTGCCGGGTGTACACGACCGCCGAAATCGTACTGGCCGCGCTGCCAGGCCTGGTTTTTACTCGCGAAACGGACCCCACTTTTGGGTACCAGGAATTAGTAGTGAAGTCTGCGCCGACGCGCGTTCCCAAAAAACGGTAGCTTTACGCCGACCTATTTCCCGCCTTTCGCCCCGTCCCATGCCCGATTCCACCGCCCTACCCCCCGCCCCGCCCGCCGACTCGCTGGCCGCCGCTGCCTTTCGCCGGCAGGTGCTGAGCCCGGCCAAGCTGCGGCTTTTTATGCTGCGTAAGCTGCCGATGGCCTGGCTGGCGGGGCTGCGCTTGGTGGCCCTATCGCCCGAAGCGGCCACCGTGACGGTGCGGTATAAGTATTTGACCCAAAACCCGTTTCGGAGCATCTATTTTGCCTGCCTGGCGATGGCGGCCGAGCTGGCTTCCGGCATTCAGGCCATGATGCAGGTGCAGGGGGGTAAGGCGGTGTCGATGCTGGTGGTGGGCCTCACGGCCGAGTTTAGCAAGAAGGCGGTGGGCACCATTGCCTTCACCTGCCCCGACGGCGCGGCCATCGCGCAGGCCGTGGCTGAGAGCCGCGCCACCGGCGAGGGGCGCGTGGTAGTGTGCACCAGCACGGGGCGGGATGAGGCCGGCGACGTGGTGGCGGTGTTCCGGGTCACGTGGTCGTTTCGGGCGAAGCAGTAGTGGCAGCCAGTTAACCGGCTTGTAATGTTTTTATCCTCGCCAAGTAAAAATCTCTACAGTCTTTGTAGGGATTTTTACTTGGCGAGGATAAAAACACTACAAGTCAACCTCCATGTTTGTCCGCGATGAAGGCGGGTCTGGCGGCGCTTCGGGCTCGGCAGCGTTGGCGGTTCTCGGGTTGGGGAGATAACGTGCAGAAACGCGCCCCTATCTAGTAGAGCGGTTTCAAGGTGAGGGTAGAAGGGGGGGCTGGCGGCTGGTTTTCTGCTTCCAGGACAAAGAAAAGTTGCCTTATCCACGTCCATTTCTACCCAACCACCTGAAGCCCGGTTCAGGCGGAAAATGCGCTCCTTGCCGAAGACCGATACCGGACACAGGAGCTACTTACTGTTGTTCTTACCCGACTGCAACTCACACAAGGCAGAAGCTTGAACCAGGACAATACCATAAAATGATTATCATGACAAGGCGCATCATCAAGTCAAAAAGTATCGGCATTGCCACCAAGCTCGTTGGCGTTGCCCTGTTCACCGGCGTAGCGGTGCTGACAGCTCCGGTGGCGGGTGGCCTCGTTCGCGCCCAGACCCGAAAACCTGCTTCAAGTACCGCAGGCGAGGGGATGAAATTCTATCAGTCCGAGGTGCATTCGGACGAACTCGGCCTCGACGTTGAGATTAATGGCATCTCCGTCGAGTCCGACGAGGGCGGTAGCGGCGGGCAGCTCCTGAACACGTTTCTGCTGGGCGAGCCAAACCACCTCACCATTACGCTGCACCCCCCCAAAGGGGCTGCGCGGCCGCCCGCTGGCGCGTTTGTCATCTTCAACATCAATGCTTTCGGGCGCGAGCGAACCAGCAAGCCGGAGCTGGTCTACCACTACGAGTGGCGGCAGACTAATCCGGCCAAGCCGCTGCCCGCCACGATTCACGCCGTCCTGCCGCCGGTAGTGCGCGCCGGGCCTTTGAGCTGGCAAGCCGCACCGAAAGTCACGTTGAATGCCCAATCGGAGGCGGCTATCAACGCGCTCGTCAAGCGCTACTACGCTGCCTTGGCGGCCAAGGACGCGGGCCAGCTCAGCGAGTTGCTGAACAATTCGTCACGGGATGCGTCCATTGCCCTGGGACGCCCGCTGGCCGACATCGAGGCCAGCCAAAAGCGGCGGTATCAACAAGATTTTGCTGATTCGCACTGGCGCGTCAAGCCCGTGGATTACGCCCATCTGCAGTACCATCTTTGTGCGGATAATCGAATTGTTGCCGTGGTGAACCCTAACGGCAGCGCCCCGCTCGTCTCCGCCCCGGACGCCAATGGGAGCACCTCCGAATTTACCGTCCGCGTTGCCCTGCTCCACGGCCAGTGGACCCTGGTGCTTTGAAAAACCGACCCCCAGCGGATGAGTTCCTACCCCAGGCGGGCACCGAAGCTCCCCGCCTGGCCGCGCCGCCGCGGCCGGTGCCGCGCCTGCTCCCGCTGTACCTGACCCTGCTGACGACCCAGCTGGGCTGGCTCGCGCTGGGCGTCGGCCAGTTTTCTTTCTGGGTCTGGTGCGCCTTTGGGGCGGATGTTAAGAGCGTCTTATTCCTGGCCCCAAAACAAACCGGGTCGGGAACCGTGACGCGCATCACCCTGACCCCGTTTGAAGAAGGCACCGGGTCCTCGCCCGGTGCTGGCAAGATTTCGGTTCAGTACACCAGTCCCATCTACGCCGTCCAGTACACGTACCGGCGCGGCGGGCGGCGGCTTTCGGGCGTTTCCTACGCCGTCGGAGACGCAGAAACGGGGCCTTCCCTGTGGATGCACGACCCCAACACCTATTCACGCCGGTTCGGGGACCTGGCCGATACGCCGCTGGCGGTCGGGATGGCCGTTCCGGTGGAGATAGTGCGGGGGCTGCCGGCTCTGTCTAGGGTGGCGCAAATGAGGTCCAACGTCTTCCCTGCCTACCGTCTCCTGGTATTGGCGTTTACCGCGCTGGGCCTGGTCTGGATTATTCCCGGCCTGCGGAACTACAAGCGCATTGGCACGCTGCTCGCCGCCGGGGTGGAAGACCAGGCCGGGGAAAACCTGACCGACCCAGCGGGCCGCCTGCCGGAGTTTCCAATCAGCCAGCCCGCGGACCGCTGGCTGGGCATCCGGGAGGGTCGGCTTCATGCACCAGGGCTGGCGCGGTGGCTTGTAGTGCTGATTATTCCTCTCGGCGGGCTTCTTGCCAGCCTCTCCTACCTCTTGCATCACTGGGCGGCAATCCGCTACACCTGGCACGCACTCACCGGGTAGGGCCGGTGGGGTTGGCTTCGAGCCTAAAGAGGACCCGGCCGCGAGCCGTCTCGGGGATGGGGGTAAAGCTGCTTGGCAGCCGCTTCTTGCTTGTTTACGTTTGGGGTAAACGTAATTACTCCATAGCTTTCGGGAGGGGTACTTTCCTGCCTGTCACTGCTGTCAATTTAATCTCCTGAGAAAGGAACGAGAAAAATATGGATACTCTTGGCTACGCTTTATTGGTGATTTTGGGAGTAGCATTACTGGGTGCCCGCCAGGCCGAGCCCGCAACCCAAATCGCAGCGGCGAAAGCAGCTACGCCAGTCTCCGCGCCCCGTCCCGATAACTCGCCGCCGAGGAAAGCCCGAGAGCGCTACCATCTGACGGCCGATTATGAGGGCGTCTTGCTGGAGGTGCGGGTCAACGACATGCCCGTTATTCTGGACGATGGGAGGGACGGCACGGGGTCATACGTTATCAATAATTTGCTCACCAGCGCGGAAAACACCATTACCGTGGTGGCAAAACCGCCCCAGGGCCAAACCCACGCCCTCGCAAATGCCACCATCCAAGTTAGTGTCATCACCATTTCTGGTCTGGGTGGCGACAACGATAAGGTAAAGGCGTTGTATAGCTTTGACTGGAAGATGAAAGACACGCAGCTGCCCCTGCCGAGCGTCCGCGGCCAGTTCCAGACCACCCCGCCCGCGGAGCCGCTGAGCTGGCAAAACGCCACCAAGCTGAGCTTGGCGACGCTGGACAAGGCCGGCATCAACGCCCAGATTAAACGGCTTTATGAGGCGCTTATAGATAAAAATGCGGCGGAAACCACGGCCTTGCTCGCCTCCGCAACTCACGACCTGAATGTTGGTTTTGGCCTGCCGCCGGGAAACCCGGATGGCGGCTGGCGCAAAATTTACGAGGAGCAGTTCCGCCGGCCGAACTGGGGGCTCAGCCCAATTCACTACGAGGCTTTGGGGTACACTATCTATGGTGGCGGGCGCGCAGTCCGCGCGCACGCCCCGAACGGCCGCCCGGCTTTTACGTCCACGCCAGACGAAGACGGCGGGACTATCATCTTCGACGTTTACCTTTCTTTACTCAACGGCCACTGGGTAATCGTGAAATGAGCCAGCAAAACCCCCACGCCTCACCGCGCCCCACCCCGCGCCTACTCGCCCCGCCGCCGCGCCCCGTGCCGGCGGGGGTAGTGCTCTACCTGCTGCTGCTGGCGAGTCAGCCCGGTTGGTTTTTTCTGAACTTCGGTATGCTGCTGTTCTGGTTCAACTGCGCTTTCGGAGCAGATGTCAAGTCTCTGCTGTTTCTGGCCCCGCAGCACGCTCTAGGCACGGTGACGAGCTTGAAAGTAACGCCAATTCTGGAAAGCACCGGCTCAAGTTCCTCCGCCGGCGGCTTGCATCGTGACTATGGCATCCGGCCGATATTCGCATTTCAGTACACTTACGCCTTGCCCGGCGGCCAGCTGAGACGGGGAACCTCTTACGTAGGACATTATAATCCCAGCGATGCAGGGGAAGACCTCCGCGACGGCCTGTTGATTGAGGGCGCTTCAGCGGACACAACCGGAGGCTACGAGCTGGTCAAGAGTGGCTCCAAAGTCTGGGTCGAGTACGTGGGCTTTTTGCCCGCGGTCTCGCGCATCCGGGGAATGCACTCCAACGTGTATCCCCTGTTCACGCTGGGCGTTCTCGTCTTCGCCGTTATCGGCGTGGTGCTGCTGCGGCCGGCCGCGAAGAACTACCGCCGCATCCAGTTCCTGCTGCGGTCGGGGGTAGAAGATGCCGCCCACGCCAACCTCGATGACCCAGCGGGTCAGCTGCTGAGCTTACCCATCAGCCCGCCCGCGGACAAATGGCTGGGCATCCGGGAAGGCCAGCTGCACGCGCCGCGACTACTGAGGTGGCTGCCGGTGCTTCTCATCCCGCTGGGCGGGCTGCTGGTTAATGGCCTGTACTGCTGGCAGCACTGGGCGGAAATCTCCTACACCTGGCACGCACTGGTGGGGTAGCTAATTGTAAAAATAACCGCTATGAAATTAGGTTTCAGAGTGCCGCGCGGCTCGTCCTCGGCCCCCTTTCTGTGGGCGGCGCTGGTCTTTTTCCCGGCCTACCTGCCCCTGCCCGGTCACGGACAAACAGCCACCAAAAAGACACCCGCCATTCCGCCGAAATCGGCCGCCGTTGCGCACCCTGGTAAACCTGTGATTGGAACCTACTACAACTACATTCTCGACGTTGACCCCAACCCGTATGCCTACACCGTCCGCGTGAACGGCTGGCTGCTTTCCAGCAGCCCCGGTGAGGCCAACACCCATTTTAGTTCCACCCGCCTCGGCTGGTACCTTGTTCAGGGGCAAAACACGGTTACCATCGACATTGGGCCGCCGCCAAAGGGCGTGCCGCCGGGATACCAGTTCGCCGTGCGGGTCCGCACGGCCGCCGGCACCGTCGCCGCGTATCACTGGGACCCCGCCAAGCCTCATGCCTCCTTGCCCGTGCGGGCCAACGCGCAGTTTGAGGTGCCGCGTTTGCCATTGGGACCCTGGGCCTGGCAAACGGCCCCCAGGATTACGCTGGACGCCCCGACCAAGGCCGCCATTAATGCCCACATCAAGCGCCTGTTCAACGCCCTCGACACCAAGAACGTGGAGGCGGCCGTTGCCCTGTTCGCACCCAGAAACCGGGAGGATTCAGCGATAGACGGTACTTCTGCCGCTGAGTCAGATGCCGCCTCCCGTGCTGATTGGCTGCGGATGTTCGCGGTTCCGGGTTGGCACCTGGACCTGATTGATTACTCCAAGCTGCACTACACATTGGAGGCAGACGGCCGTGCCGTGCTGGTGCTGCGGGCCAATGGCAGCGATGTACTACGAACAACTTCGTCCTTGGACGGGGCAGGGGGCAGCTACGACCTCTACTTCAGCCTCATCCACGGTCAGTGGACCCTAATCCGCTAATGTTTAATAATACCCATTGCCAGGGCCTTTTTGGGTCAGCAACACTGGCCGCCCTTTTGGTCCTTCTTGCATTGCACGCTCACGGGCAGGCAGCCACCAAAAAAACACCCGCCATTTTGCCAAAATCGGTAACCGCGTCGCACCCTGAAAAACGCGCGGCGGCTCCCGATTACACGGAGGATGTCCGGTCCGACGGCGAGGCCGTGACCGTGCTGCTCAACGGTTGGCCCATCGCTGACATGCAGGGCGGGCAGCATGCCGGGCTAATCAACTACGCCCTCGTTGACGGCCCCAATTACCTGGCGGTGACCATTGCGCCCCCGCCCGGCGGCAAGCCCGGCTCCGTGGACATCGCCACGGTCCTTATCCAGAACGGGGCTAAAAACGTGCTGAGCGTCCAGTGGAAAGCGAGGACGACCCCGCCGCCGCCGCTGCCGTTGCACCAAGCCGCTACGTTCCAGTCCGGCACGCACTTCGGGCCGCGCGTCTGGCAGACGGCCGCGCCCATCACGCTCGATGAGGCCACGAAGGCGGCCATTCGCGCTCAGATTCACCGCCTCCATGACCTGCTGGAGACCAAAGACCTGAACGGCATGGTCCAGCTGTTTGCCGTGCGGGACCGCGAAGACGCTCTTTCGCACGGCGAGTCGCCGGAGCAAAATACGGCGGCAGCCCGCAAAGATTACCAGCAAATGCTGGCTGACCCACACTGGCGAATGGCCCCGGTCCACGACGACCGCTTGCAGTTCCACTTGCTTGCGGATAAGCGCGTGGTGCTGGCGGACTATGGGAAGGATACCCAGGTGCTGACAACGCTGCCGACGCCAAGCGGCGATATAACTGCTTTTGAGCTTTACTTGTCCCAGGTCAATGGGCAGTGGATTATTGTCCATTAGCCGCTTAGGTAGCAGAAGCTTCATTTAAGCTGTTAGGCATTAGGTGTCCGTTGCTAGTTTTAACTAGCACCTTGACTAACAACCGAATATCAACAACAGACAACCCATTTATTTTTGAACGACTACTTAGAAAAGCAGCTATGCCCGCAGTACAAATAATGGACGAAGCGAGCGAAGAATTAGTGGCTTAGCTAGCCTTCTACTGCCGGGTCTCGGCCAGGTTTTCCTTGTTAGCACGTCCACCATGCCGTCCTCGCTCACCACCACGACCAGGCAGGGGTAGGGCAAACTTTCGACGTAGTGCCCGGCCGCGTTCAGCAAGAAGGCGGTGGGCCCTATTGCCCAGGCCGTGGCCGAGAGCCGCGCCACCAGCGAGGGCCGCTCGGTAATCTGCCCTAGCACCAGGCTGGATGAAGAAGCCGGCGACGCGGTAGCCGTGTTTCGCGTTACGTGGTCGCTACGGAAGCAGCAGGAGCGGCGGTGTAGGGTTTTGAGGTTGAGCAATGAAAAAAGCCTACAGTCAGTGTAGGCTTTTTTTATTGCTCAACCTCAAAACCCTACACGCAATTGATTAAGCGGAGGTAAATGTCCCCAACCGAATTATTCGCCTACAGAGAAGCGATTTTTCAGCGCTTCGGCAGCTAACTGATTTTCTAGCGGTTCAACTGCTGAGCGAGGCCCAGGTTACAGATTGTGAACGACCATTTACTAAATTAGAACTTACGCAAAAGACGGTTGTCATTGCGGGCGAAGCGCGGCAATCGCACCCGAACGATGCCCGAACGATTTCGTTCTGGTGCGATTGCTTCGCTTTGCTCGCAATGACAACCATCTTTTGCGTAAGTCCTATAAATGTAGAAGGCTATTTCCTCATTTGCGTTAGTCAAAGCGCCAGCGTGCCCTTGAGATAGCCCCATTTGGTCGAAAGCTACGCCTCATCACTACTCCAAATAGGCCATGTCTTCCGCGCTTAAGTGGATATCGGCTGCCGCCAGGTTTTCGCGCAGGTGGGCCAGCGACGAGGTGCCGGGTATAGGCAACAGCAGCGGCGACTTGTGCAGCAGCCAGGCGATATTGAGCTGGGCTTTCGTCACGCCCCGCTGCCGCGCCAACTCGGCCAGTTTATCATCGGCATTGGGCAGGCCATGCACTAGCGAAGAGAACGGAATGAACGGAATGCCGTGCTGCTCGCACAGGGGTAATACTTCGCCGCTCCGGGTTTCCCGGTGGCCCTCGCCCAAGGTGGTGCGCTGGGCGTAGCCGTACATATTTTCCACGCTGGCCACCTCGCCTAGTTGCCTCGCGGCGGCTAGCTCGTCGGGGCTGACGTTGCTCACGCCCACGTGCTGAATTTTACCCTCCTGTTGCAATTCGTACAGGGCCCCCATCGACTCGGCGAAGGGTACTTCGCTGTGGGGCATCACCCGGAAATGCACCAGTTGAATCTGCTGCTGCCGGAGCGTGCGCAGATTATTTTCGATGCTGGTGCGCAGTTCCTCGGGCCGGGCAAACAGCGCGATGCTTCTGTCTGGCTTACGGATGCCGCCTACTTTCGTGCAGATAACCAGGTCGTTTGGATAGGGGTAGAGGGCCTCGGCAATCAGCCGGTT from Hymenobacter psoromatis includes the following:
- a CDS encoding 50S ribosomal protein L17 produces the protein MRHGKKINHLGRTAAHRNAMLSNMASSLIISKRITTTVAKAKALRQFVEPLLTKAKDDTTHSRRTVFATLQNKESLKELYGEIAGRIANRPGGYTRILKLSATRSGDNADMCIIELVDFNETMLEAKNASEAKSTTTRRSRRRGGKTEVAGNETGTSAAEVKADAPAAATTQSAPADTATDTLTNGETREEATAE
- a CDS encoding RNA polymerase; translated protein: MEAVAYIDINAPLVERCRVNDRQAQAELYRRYSKAMFNAALRITGDYAEAEDVLQESFLSAFRELSGYKGDSSFGAWLKRIVVNKSINCLRQRRLQLVPLEDFHHDSSPAESVSPHAKEDAEEQQYRADVLRRCIQELPDGYRIVLSLYLLEGYDHLEIAGILGITESTSKSQYSRARQRLRELAAERGLS
- a CDS encoding aldo/keto reductase produces the protein MSSFLTIAPQSAQPLTVNRLGYGVMRLTGPGNWGEPADRPQALEILQTAVASGVNFLDTADFYGLDVTNRLIAEALYPYPNDLVICTKVGGIRKPDRSIALFARPEELRTSIENNLRTLRQQQIQLVHFRVMPHSEVPFAESMGALYELQQEGKIQHVGVSNVSPDELAAARQLGEVASVENMYGYAQRTTLGEGHRETRSGEVLPLCEQHGIPFIPFSSLVHGLPNADDKLAELARQRGVTKAQLNIAWLLHKSPLLLPIPGTSSLAHLRENLAAADIHLSAEDMAYLE
- a CDS encoding thioesterase produces the protein MPDSTALPPAPPADSLAAAAFRRQVLSPAKLRLFMLRKLPMAWLAGLRLVALSPEAATVTVRYKYLTQNPFRSIYFACLAMAAELASGIQAMMQVQGGKAVSMLVVGLTAEFSKKAVGTIAFTCPDGAAIAQAVAESRATGEGRVVVCTSTGRDEAGDVVAVFRVTWSFRAKQ